The window TCGTCCACCTGAATGGGCCTCTTCCTTCCTCGAATAACGGTCTAATATATGCTACAACGAAGCCAGGGTACTCGAATGCATCCTTGAACCCTGCATCGTACGCTCTTTTCCTTATATTGTTCCCATACTCGAATGCAATACTTCCACGCCTCTTCATCTCAACAATCGCTTCCACTTGCTTCTCCATGCTCTCCATACTCATCTCAGTATACTTCTCCGGGTTCTCTTCCCTCAGCACTGCTGCTTCCCCAACAGTGAGGCCTTCCGGTACGTATGCGAGAGGATCGTGTGCAGGGGTCTGGTCAGTAACTATATCTGGTATGATGGCATTCTTAACAAGCTGATAGTAAACTGTCGCAGCGTTCCCTAGCAAGCCTATGCTGAGAGGCTCCCTTTTCTCCTTCGCTTTAAACGCCATATCTAGTGCTTTGTCTAGGCTATCCGTCCAAGTATTAAGCTGGCTCAGCTTTAACCTTCTCTCAATCATTCTTTTATCGACTTCGACATCAATCACGACACCACCATTCATAGTTACTGCTAACGGTTGAGCACCGCCCATTTCCCCTAATCCTGCTGTTAAAACTAACTTGCCTTCCAGGGTTCCATCATAATGGGACTTGGCTACTGTAGCGAACGTCTCGTATGTTCCTTGAAGTATTCCCTGCGTTCCTATATAGTTCCAGCTGCCAGCAGTCATTTGCCCATACATTATAAGGCCTTTTGCCTCCAACTCTCTGAAGTACTCCCAAGTAGCCCATTTAGGTACAAGGTTACTGTTAGCTATGAGTACTCTTGGCGAATGCCTGTGCGTCCTGAATATTCCTGCTGCACGGCCGCTTTGGACGAGCAGAGTCTCATCATCTTCCAAGGATAGAAGGGCTTCAACTATTGCCTCGAAATCACCCCAGCTTCTAACTGCCCTCCCAGTCCCACCGTATACTATAAGGTTCTTAGTGTCCTTAGCGACCATAGGGTCTAGTACATTGAATAACATACGGAGAGCTCCTTCTATCTGCCAACTGGCAGTGTGGAGTTCAGGTCCAGTGATTATATTTACTGTCCTGGCTTCAGGGTCATAGAATCCTTGTGAGATGAGGTCTTCTAATGTTGAGTGTGGCAAGAATTATCACCAATAATAGATTATCGGTGACTTGGAGAATTATATTTTTGTGAAAGGTAGTTGGGGAATTATTTCCGGTTTTCTTTAAGTGAGAGGCAGACTGTGTCACCGGCTAACTCGTCTAGTATATATAGCAGGTCTTCTGTTTTAGCTTTGAGGTCAGGGTATCTCTCTGCATTTTCAGCCATGAGGTTGTTTACCTTCCTCCTTATCCCTTGGTATAAATGTATTCTTTTAAGGCTCTCTGACAAGTAGCTTCCTACTGCTTCCCTGAACGCTATGATAGTTTTACTAATTATAGACCACGCCGTTTCGTCTCCCTGGTATCTAGCTGCTATCCAGGCTAGACCTGACATAATTCTCGGGAGAACGCCGAGTATTGATGAAGCGGAGTGCCTGGACATTCTGTCTCCCTCTCTTACAGATGTTTGCGAGCATGTTTTGTTTATTGATAATCTATAGAAGTTGTGGAGCCTGTCTAGGGTTCCGAGTGTTTCCTCTATTCTATTATTGTCTACTCTACCCGTTTCATACGAGTCTCTTATCGTCTCGACTAGGTTCTGGTATTCTACGAATATTCTCCTAAGATATTTCTGCGGATCTGTTCCATCGTCTCTGAATCCTATTACGACGGTATTATACTCTTCCCGCACGCCTGCTACATAAGATAGTTTTTCAGCGATTCCAATTATATCCTCCGGCTTCTGATAGCTGGCGGCATACTCTATTCTTATAGAATTATACCCATTCAAATACGCGCACTTAATCATCCTTTCCAAACCAAGCTCTTTAACGTTCTTGGTATACTTTGTAGTTACCTGCTCCTTAATACAAGGCTTCCTACTGCTTCCAGGTAATATCTTCAAGTGGCCTCCTTCATCCACCATGTATATAGGATCCCCAGGCTTCAGATTGTTCTTCCTAGCCCAGTTTTTGGGAAGCGTAACGACCAAGCTACTGCTACCCAGTCTCTGTATTTTCCTCGTTTCAACCACGAGTGTCAAGGCTTATTCCCAAGTTACCATTGTAGCTCTACAAATAAAAGTTTAACTCATGTTAAATATCTAATAGAGAACTAAAAACTCTCCCATCCACCCGAGCCTTCGAAACCAGATAATACAACACCTGGCTCTCCCTTCCCGGCAAGACCCACAACCCTACAAGCCCACATACCAGAAGCGAACCCGCTACAGTAACCGAGAAAATCATCTACACAATCATTAGAAACCAATAGAAACAAGTTGTAATCCTCCCCAACACTAAGCTTTCTCCAATCACCATCAGCAACAGACAAAGCTTCCTCGTCAAACCACAAATCGCTAACAACTAATCCAACCCCAGAACCCTCAGCTAGAAACCTCAGCGAATATAGGAAACCATCACTATTATCAATAACAGCCCTCACACACTTATGGGAAACTACGTAAGGAATCCAACTAGGAATAACTGGTCTCACACTCCACCCCATCACACTTGGAAAATCCTCAACGGACAAGCCTTCCTTATAGATATAATATGCAGCACTACCCAATCCAATAGAACCAAGCTGAATAACGGCGTCTCCAGGAGAACCTCCACTCCTATCTAAGAGCCTTCCAGCTAAACTTTTTCCTACAGCAAAAACATCTATCCAAGCATCACAACTGCACCTATTGGTATCCCCGCCAACAAGTTTACCTCCATAGAAACCAACTGCTTCCCTAATCCCACGAGTTAATTCCTCGGCATTCTCCCGTGATCCCACACCTATAGAGGCAAGATAGAAGACTGGAAGACCACCAGAGGAATATACATCCGATATAGCCGACGTAACAGCCTTCCACCCTAGATCCTCTAAGGACATCCAAGGATACAATGCTTCCTCAGCAGAGTAACCGTCGACTTTGAACATCCAGCCAGACTCGTAGTAGGCGTCTGCATCTGGAATACTCAACTCTCTTAACAACCTGTATATGAACTCATGCTCACTCAATCTTTACCCCAGAGAAAATATCTGGCCGGCTGTAAACTATAAACACCTAACACATCCCGAGGAATCAGATTACTTATATACCCTTCGATCCACGCGGAGGAAAGAGCCCAAAAGTACTCCATCCAAATAAGAATCGCGGACCTATATGGGTCCAGCATATAAGATGTGAAACACATGAAGAACAAGAAAATGGGAGCAATCGTTCCATTGTTACTACTTGCAGTCTTGGCTGTAGGTATGTTCGGTGGAGCAATGGCTCTCTGGTGGGAAAGACTCAACGTCGATGTAACCGTTAACACAGGATCATTAGACGCTCAATTAAGCGTTGAAGGCTCTGGTGATAACGAAATAGCCTTAGCTCAAGCAGCAGGTGAAGATGACCCAACAGTCAAAAATGTATCATACATAACTTGTACACTGGCTGAAGATGGTAATAGCATAGACATTGTAGTAGAAAACGCTTACCCTAGTATAACATACTACTGTGACATAAACCTAGAGAATACTGGTACAATACCCTTCAAGGTATACGGAACACCTACGATTGAAGGCAACATAACTAGTGTCTTAGCAAATGATAGTGGATTAGTGAATGGTACGATCTATGATGGATTACAGATGCACCCTGGTGACATAGTATACGACACAATAGTTATACACTTAACAAACGATGCTCTAGAGAACTCAGTCTACACTGGACATATGAACATAACCGTCGAACAGTGGAACGAATACCCTGCAACACCCCCTAGCTAATGCTAGGACATTGAGGTGAACTATTAATACTATGAGCCTGGGAAACCTGGGCTCTATTCCAAATATGGATTAGGTGAAAAATGAAATGAATAAAAATGAGAGAAAAGCCGCTCTACCACTAGGCTTACCGCTACTACTAGCGCTTATACTAGCATCGATCGGCGGAGCATCAGCATTATGGTATAAAACCATGACGACAGATGTAACCGTTCATACAGGCGAGCTCGACTGGGAATTCAGGAACAATACAGTATTCGACTCAGATCCTTGTGCGGATCCACTAGGAAATAATATGACCTGGCCTGACTCTAACGCGTTTCCTCCAAACTATAATGTAGTTATAGCTCCGGAGGGTAAGGATGTTGGATGTACAGGAATCCACTTAGCAGACATGGATGGCGACGGCGACTATGATACATTGAATGTGACACTAAATAATGTGTACCCTTACTATGCAACTGAAGTAGACTTTAGAGTATGGAATATAGGGACTATACCGCTGAAAATATGGAGAATACAAGTCATACTAGACAACGGTACGATATACGAGTTCACTGAAGAGAACCCTAACCAGGTAGAAAATGAAGGACTATACTTAGATCTAAACAATGATACAAAACCTGACGTGCTCTTCCTATGGGGAGACAATTTCGGGAACCAGCTTGAAACTGGGCAAAATGCAGATATCAGTCTACACATAGTAGTACTACAAACGGCCCCTCAGGGTGCAACACTGCACTTCATGATAGGATTAGACGCGGTTCAATGGAACGAATATAATGAAGTAGTCCCTCAATCGGGAACATAATCCGAAGAGGGATTAAAATGAACCCTTTTTTAAAATCAATACCGGTTTATTCGCTTAAACTAGGCTTTCTTTTTGTTATTGTTATTCTAACATTAACTGTTATACCGGGAGCTTCAAGTCTTTGGTATGAGAAGTTACACACTAACATAACAGTGAAAACAGGGGATTGGAGTCATCCAAGATCGAAGGGATATTGGTGCCATGCACTATCCTCGAGCCTCTGCGGATGCCACGGTAATCATGGCAATAATAATGCATTTCCAACGTATTCGCAGCTTACAAATTATTTACGGGATATAGGAAATAGATCCAATGTATTTACATTCAATGGAACTGACTTTGAGAACGTAAAAACTGCTATTCATATACTTCAGTGCTGTAATACAGGATGTAATGCCTGGAACCATAATTCAATGGAGAATAAGTTGAAAGCACAGCTTCTAGCAGTTTGGCTGAACGTAGTATCGGGCTATGGTGATGGCTACAAGCTAGATCTAGGCAACACTACAGTGCTGACTGGAGAAGAGATAATAAATATGTCAGAGACCGCTCTTCTGAATAATAATACACCGAGTTATGAGTCATTGAAGAACATCTGTGAGGAATACAATACTAGGTGGGAATAACATTGAGGAAACCCTTAGCCTTCAATTCCACTCCTTTCAATATTTTTCAGAATTCCAAGTTTAATTATAGTTCATCACTCCTTATACTGGGAGTACTATTCTATCCCCTGCAAGCTTTCATAATCCCGCAATCCCTACCCATATGGCTAATTCAACCCGTGAATGCGTTGGTATGGTTCACGCTAGGGATCCTATCTATATTATACCTTAGACAGTTGAAAATAACGTATACCACTTCATATACAATCATATCACTGATTAGTGGAGTAGTATACATGCTAATCTATTTCACCCTGGGATCTTTTATGGGAAGCATAGGCAGAAACCCTCTCGCACTAACACCCGTATCAATAGCTATTAACACAGTTTGGGCTATAAGCATAGGATTTGGAGCTGAGTCGTTTAGAGCAGTCCTTTTAGCATTAACTAAGAGGAAGTCACTCATGATAGGACTAACGTCTCTAATGTTCACTGCAGTAATGATACCATTAATGTCCATCCCCGAAAACATGATGACGGAAAATGCGGTGAAAATGGTTGGAGGAAAATTCCCAATATTTGCCATATTCTTGATAGCAGGGATCTTCAATTACATGGGAGGACTCAATTCGGGTCTCGGATTTCTAACAGCCGCAATGCTAGGTAAAACCCTAATACCTGTGTTGCCTAATTTGAACTGGATAGAAGCTTCATTTACAGCTATAATAGCTGTAATTACAGTCTACATAGTTGCCTCGAGGAGCTTTCCTTCAGTGGCAAGTGATATGGAGCGCTCCGATTACGGTAAGCTGATTCTAGGGCTTGTTTTCGTCGGCCTGATATGGCT is drawn from Candidatus Tiamatella incendiivivens and contains these coding sequences:
- a CDS encoding AbrB/MazE/SpoVT family DNA-binding domain-containing protein — its product is MTLVVETRKIQRLGSSSLVVTLPKNWARKNNLKPGDPIYMVDEGGHLKILPGSSRKPCIKEQVTTKYTKNVKELGLERMIKCAYLNGYNSIRIEYAASYQKPEDIIGIAEKLSYVAGVREEYNTVVIGFRDDGTDPQKYLRRIFVEYQNLVETIRDSYETGRVDNNRIEETLGTLDRLHNFYRLSINKTCSQTSVREGDRMSRHSASSILGVLPRIMSGLAWIAARYQGDETAWSIISKTIIAFREAVGSYLSESLKRIHLYQGIRRKVNNLMAENAERYPDLKAKTEDLLYILDELAGDTVCLSLKENRK
- the hutU gene encoding urocanate hydratase, encoding MPHSTLEDLISQGFYDPEARTVNIITGPELHTASWQIEGALRMLFNVLDPMVAKDTKNLIVYGGTGRAVRSWGDFEAIVEALLSLEDDETLLVQSGRAAGIFRTHRHSPRVLIANSNLVPKWATWEYFRELEAKGLIMYGQMTAGSWNYIGTQGILQGTYETFATVAKSHYDGTLEGKLVLTAGLGEMGGAQPLAVTMNGGVVIDVEVDKRMIERRLKLSQLNTWTDSLDKALDMAFKAKEKREPLSIGLLGNAATVYYQLVKNAIIPDIVTDQTPAHDPLAYVPEGLTVGEAAVLREENPEKYTEMSMESMEKQVEAIVEMKRRGSIAFEYGNNIRKRAYDAGFKDAFEYPGFVVAYIRPLFEEGRGPFRWTSLVGDPNDIYKIDDMILSEFSYNKELTRWIGKARKYVKFQGLPARVCWLGYGERGRWAKIVNNMVRRGELSGPVWVGRDHLDSGSVASPYRETEGMKDGSDAIADWPLLNALLNAVAGATWVAVHHGGGVGVGYSIHAGLSVVLDGSEEMDIRAGRVFTTDPGSGIMRHANAGYEKSIRIAREKGVKLPYIEYMDKKKSQ
- a CDS encoding AIR synthase related protein; protein product: MSEHEFIYRLLRELSIPDADAYYESGWMFKVDGYSAEEALYPWMSLEDLGWKAVTSAISDVYSSGGLPVFYLASIGVGSRENAEELTRGIREAVGFYGGKLVGGDTNRCSCDAWIDVFAVGKSLAGRLLDRSGGSPGDAVIQLGSIGLGSAAYYIYKEGLSVEDFPSVMGWSVRPVIPSWIPYVVSHKCVRAVIDNSDGFLYSLRFLAEGSGVGLVVSDLWFDEEALSVADGDWRKLSVGEDYNLFLLVSNDCVDDFLGYCSGFASGMWACRVVGLAGKGEPGVVLSGFEGSGGWESF
- a CDS encoding signal peptidase I gives rise to the protein MRKPLAFNSTPFNIFQNSKFNYSSSLLILGVLFYPLQAFIIPQSLPIWLIQPVNALVWFTLGILSILYLRQLKITYTTSYTIISLISGVVYMLIYFTLGSFMGSIGRNPLALTPVSIAINTVWAISIGFGAESFRAVLLALTKRKSLMIGLTSLMFTAVMIPLMSIPENMMTENAVKMVGGKFPIFAIFLIAGIFNYMGGLNSGLGFLTAAMLGKTLIPVLPNLNWIEASFTAIIAVITVYIVASRSFPSVASDMERSDYGKLILGLVFVGLIWLSNGLLGYQVVVVTSGSMRPGIDVGDLAIVKLSQSDYSAGDVILFRMNNGYVLHRIHDVSKVDGATYIHTIGDANGEVDPWEVSSNQVVGNMIFKVPKLGWLTIWFKNLASRFA